The following is a genomic window from Opitutus sp. GAS368.
TCGAGCCGGGGGCCGGCAGGGGCAGGATGCCATCGAGTTCGAGGCGCTTGCCCTCGATGGTGACGATGGCGGTGCGGAGGCCGTCGGTGCCGGCGGTGCGCAGGGTGAGCAGCAGGTCCTTGGTGCCCTCGTCGGGCCGGTTGGCGCCAAGGGCCTCGAAGATGGCGTTGAAGGCGAAGCGCACCAGCACGGGGTCGACCGAGAAGACGAGCTGTTCCTCGGAAAAGCGGGTGGTGATGCCGCGCGCCACGGCAAGCTCGGTGAGCAGGGCGTTGAGGTCGACCGACTGGGCGACCGGCGAGGCGATCTCGCCGAGGACGGTGGCGTGCTCGGCCAGGCGCTGGAGCTTCTGCACCTCGGTGGCGAGGGAGACCTCGGAGGCGATCGCGGCGGCGCCGTCGGCCGGGGGAGTCGATCCCGTCGGCATGGGCGGACGGCTCTGGCTGCGGGCGAGGAGCTGGGCGAAGGTGACGAGGGAGACGAGCGGGTTGGACAGCTCGTGGCTGAGGGTGAGGCCGAGGTTCTTGAAGAGCGCGCGGCGGTGCTGCTCGTGCTCGGCGCGGATGCGCTCGATCTCGGGCGCGGATTCTTCCCACTGGACCCAGACGCCGTCGATCTCGGGGGCGGGACCGGCGGTGACGCGGAAACGGTGCGGCGGGCGCGCCGGCTGGGTGATGGCCTTCTGGGCGTGCAGGGCTTCGCTGGCGACGGCGCGGACCTCGACCGGCAGGTCCATCGAGGCGATCTCGGCGCGGGAGAGGACGCGGGAGCCGGAGAGGTATTTGGCGCGGAGGGCGGTGGCGGTCTCGGCGCGCGCGAGTTCCTCGAGCTGGACGGAGCGCTCGAGGCAGCGCTCGAGCAGGCGGCCGTGGAGGACGGCGCGGAACTTGTCGGACTCGCGGTAGGAGGCGCCGTCGGCGCGCGGTCCGAGGGCCATCCAGCCCAGGAGCTGGCCGGAGGCGTGCAGCGGGATCAGGAGCTTGGCGCCCCAGCTGTGCAGCTGCTGGCGGATGGGGGCATCAATGGCCGGATCCTCGGGGCCGGCCCATTGGGCGACATCGAGGGCGGCGGGATGCTCCTCCAGCCAGAGCGAGAGCGGGTGGCCGGCGTCGAGCCGGTGCGCCTCGTCGTCGGACACGAAGGCGTCAAACTTGCGGAAGAAAAACAGGACCTTGCCGGACTTCAGGATGTAGCGGCCGGCGCGGCGGAACTCGTCGAGCAGGCGCGTGCGGTCGCCGAGGTGGGTGAGGGCGCTCTCGAGGAAGTCCCACGACTCGACCGGTTCGCCGCCGGCCGGGGCGGGCGCGGGTTCACGCATGGCGAAGGGCGCGGCGCTGGCCCGGGAGCGCTCGAGGGTGGTCTGCAGCTGGGAATTCTTGTCGGCGATCTCCTCGAGGAGGCTCACGGACTCGGCGAGGCGGGAGCGGCTTTCGTCGTAGCTGAGGAAGAGGCGGGCGGCGCGGTTCTGGCGGGCCTGCTCGTAGGGCAGGCTGTGCGGCTGGCCGACGAGGATGACGAGGGTGCCCGTGCCGCAGGCGAGGCGGGTGCGCGGGTCGTTGATGTCGGTGATCCAGACGCGCGAGCCGGGGCGGAGAAGATCACGCTGCAGGTCGGCGGGCCGGGCGAAGACAGCGGGTTCGCGCGGGTGGAGCTGGTTCTTCCATGCGGCTTCGAGACCGGGATCCGGGGTGGTCAGGATAAGGGAGGCGGGCATGGAAACGTGATGCGGAAAGTAGCGCCGGGGCGTTCGTTGTCAGGCACAATGATGGTGGCCTTGTGTTCGTGCAAGATATCCGCGCACACCGCCAGGCCCAGGCCCATGCCCTTGGTTTTCGTGGAGACAAATGGGTGGAAGAGCCTGGCGCGCTGGTCCAGCGGGATGCCGGGGCCGTTGTCGCTGATCTCGAGGATGACGCTGCCATTGGGGGAATTCCGGGTGCGGAGGTCCACGCGGCGGTCGGTTTCCTGGCTTTCGAGGGCCTGAAAGGCGTTGATCAGAAGATTGATGAGGACCTGGCGGATGGCGCTCGCGTCGGCCCAGATGGTGTCCGTCGCGGCGTTGTAGGTGCTGGTCAGGGAGACGCGGGCCTCGGCGGCGCGGGTGAGCATGAGCTCGACGGTCTCGCGGGCGACGGCGTGGAGGGCGATGCGCTCCATCTGGTGCCGGCGGGGGTTGGAGAGGTCGAGGAGCTGCTGGGTGAGGCTGTCGATGCGGTCCACCTCGGCGGGGATGAGGACGTTGAAGCGGCGGCGGAACTCCGGGTCGTCGAAGCGGGTGGGCAGGAGGTGGGCGAAGGTCTTGATCGAGACGAGCGGGTTGCGGATCTCGTGGGCCAGGCTGGCGCCGAGCAGGCCGATGGTCGCGAGCTGCTCGGACTGACGCGCCTGCATCGTGAGGCGGGAGCGCGCGAGGATGTTGTCCATGAACTCGGCGATCTCCTGGACCTGCTGCACCTCGGGGTAGGTGAAGGGCCGGTGATTGACCTTGGTGCCGAGGACGAGGACCAGCGACGGCGTGGTGCTGCCCCGCGGGGCGGTGACGGCCAGGCCGAGGTCGAACTCGGTGAGGAAGTGGCGGAGGTCGACGAGGCCCGGCTCGGCGCGCTGGCGCTGGAGGCTCTCGGGGGTGGTCCAGCCGGTCCGGCAGAGCGAAGCGTGGGCCGGGCGTTCTTTGCTGAACTCGAGGTCGCCGGCGGCGTAGACCTCGCCGCTGTCGAAGAGCAGGCGGGCGTAGCTGGCCTGGCCCCAGGTCCGCAGCAGGTTCTCAAAGGCGGTGACGAGTTGGTCGGGGTTGGGCTCGCTGCGCGCGAGGTCGGTCATGGTGCGGCGGATGGCGGCGATATTGTGCTCGGGGCCGAGGCGGAACCACTCGCGGGTCTTGCGCTCGAGCAGGAAGGCGAGGGAGCTGCACACGGCGATGCTCAGGATCAGATCGACCGGTGGGAGAAGGATCAGACCGAAGAGCCACCAACCACCGAATATGCCGCTACACAATATCGTGACGAGGACCAGGCGTTGCACTACAGAAAGAAACACCTGTCTTGCGTCGAAGATGCGGTGGACGGTTACCGCCCAAGCCGTGAGGGCGTAGAAAGTGACGACCGTGATCGGGCTGAGCCGGGAGAGAAAGCGCAGGTTGAGATAGGTGCCGCCGGCGTTGATGGCGATGGCGAGCAGGCAGCTGAGGGCGCTGTTGAAGGTCAGAAACTGCAGTTCGATGCGGCGCACTCCCTGCTCCCGGCGAAGCAGGCGGTAGGATTGGATCACCAGAAAGGCATACAGACCCACACTGACAATGGTGTAGATGAGATAGCCCACGCCGCGCCGCGGGTTCTCCGGAGTGGATGTGCTGGGAATGAAGAGCTCCGTGAAGCAGAGCACGGCCAGCACGGCGCCGATCAGGAACCAAGGCCACGAGCGCCGCAAAGCGGCCTTGGCTTGGCCCTCGGCGGTCAGGATTGACTGCATGAACAGCCAGATGATCCAAGGGAAGAAGGCACCAGCGGCCGAGGTCGCGCGCAGCCACGGCACCGGGTTGATCACCGGGGTGCTTTCGCCCGCCCTCAAGGCGAAAACGAAGAACAGCAGCCACGCGGCCGAGGTCAGGGAAGCGAGCGCAAAAACCTGGTTGGTGAAGCGGCGGGAGTTGATCCAGAGAACGCTCGCCCCGATGGCGAGGGTCAGCAGTGCAGCGATGAAAATCAGGGAGGACATTATCTTTCGACCACGAGCGCGGCATTGCTGCCCGAGAGGCCGTGGCTGTTGACCACGGCGACCCGCACCGGCAGACGGCGGGGCTGGTTGGACAGATTCAGGGGGCAGGCCGGATCGGGACTTTCCCAGTTCACGGTCGGCGGGATCAGGCCCTGCTGCAGGCTCAGCGCCGTGCTGGCTGCCTGGATCGGGCCTGACGCGCCGAGGGCGGTGCCGATGGCCCCCTTGATCGAGCTGACCGGGATTTCTGCCAGCCGGCTGCCATACAGGTGCGCCATGGCGCGGGACTCATTGGCATCGATCACGCGATGGCCGGTGCCCCAGGCATTGATGAAGTTCACTTCGTCCGAGCGACGCTGGGCATTGGCGAGGGCCTGCCGGACGCATTCCACCAGGCCCATGGCCGCCTGCCCGTCCTGGTCGTTGGCGTAGCTGTAACCGGTGATCCAAGCCACGGCGGGTCGCGGGCTGTGTTCGGGTTCAAGCACGAAGATGCAGGCGCCCTCGCCAAGCACACCGGTGGAACGCCACAGGTCGAAGGGCCGGCAGGCTTTTTCCGGGGTCTCGTTGGTGGCGGGGCTGAGTTCCGAGGCGTTGAACCCGAGCATGGGGTAATAGGAGAGCGGAGATTCGCTGCCTCCACAAAGCGCGAGGTCGGTCTGGCCACTGGCGACGAGGTCGGCGGCCTGGCCCACGGCGTCGAGGCCCGAACAGCAAGAGGTCTGCATCGTCAGCATCCTGGCGGGGATCCCGAGCCATTCGACGATCTTCCCGGCCACATTCGCGACCGAGGCCTCATACATGATGCTGCCGGGCGTGTAGCGCACCCCCTTTTTCATAACCAGCTCCATCCCTCGCCCGATCTTGTCGAAGTCCATGATGGACGTGCCGGTCAGTACCACCGGATTGTGCCTCGCCAGATCAGCGGGAGTAAGGCCGGCATCCTTCAACGCCAGTATCGCCGCCACCAGGCTGAACTGGGTGTGGCGTGAAAGGCGCCGGGGATTTTCCTCAGGCGCATACTTCTTCAAGTCAAAGTCCGGGATCTCCGCCCCGATGAACTGTCCGGCCTCCGGGTCGAAGCGGGTGATGGCGCGCACGCGGCTGACGGATTCGTTGATGCCGCGGAAGAAATCCTCACGGCCGATGCCTGCGGGTGTGACCGGGCCGATGCCGGTGATTTTAACGCGGCGACGCATGGGGGGACCGCGCGACGCGGGCGGGTGAGGAGGGGGTGGGCGCCAGGAAGAGGTTCAATGCGGGCGGAAGTGGGTGTGGCGGAGATAGCTGGCCTGGAGCCAACCTCGGTCAGCCATCACCGACCCTAGTTGGCCGACAAAGCAGGTGACGGCAAGCCTCGGTATCGCAAAAGAGATTTGCGCCGTGGCGAGGCCGAACCCACAACAACGGCAGCATGACTGCCCCGGAATTCGAAGCCCGTCTCATGGCCTGGGCTCTCACCTTGCCCGATCTCGAGGCGCTCGTGCAGATCGGTTCGCGCGTGCAGCCGGGTGCGGTGGTGGATGCTTGGTCCGACTGGGATTATCAGCTGATCACCCGCGACCCGGGGCGCTACCATAACCACGACTGGCCGAGGCAGATTGCCCCGTGCTGGTCGGTGCATTTGGAACGCACCCCACGAGGCGTAATGAAGCTGAGCGCGGTCTTTGCGGGTGGTTGGGAGGTGGACTTCGTGCTGTTGCCGGCCTGGCAGATGAAGCTGGCCTGTCGGGCGATGCGGCACCCAGGCGCTCAAGGGTGGTTTCCGCAGGCGCTGCTCCGAGGGGTGCATAATCTGCGACTCGTGGCCGGCCCCGGCCACCGTGTGGTGCTCGGCGGTCCGGCGTGGGAGCGGCGCTATGCCGCGCTGGCGATTCCGTGGCCGGTCCCGGGGTTCATCGTCGAGGATTTCAGATACCACACGGCGGCTTTCTGGCGACATGCCGTCTGGGTGGCCAAGAAAATCCTACGCGGTGAGCTGCACGCGGCGTTGCGTTGGTCGCACGTCGAGCTGCGCGAGCATACCTATGCCCTTCTGGCGGAGGAGGCCCGGCTGGCCGGACGCACCCCCCGGCCTGAGGCCCGCAAGGCGGAGCAATGGCTCGATGACACACGCTTGCGACAGACGGCCCTCTCGACCGGGCCGGAACAAGCCCAGTTGGCGCGGGCATTGCTGGCCGAGATGACTCTTTTTCGCGAGGTCACCCAAAGTATCGCGACCCGGCGGGAGTGGCCGGTGCCGGATTACGTGGCGGT
Proteins encoded in this region:
- a CDS encoding ATP-binding protein; amino-acid sequence: MSSLIFIAALLTLAIGASVLWINSRRFTNQVFALASLTSAAWLLFFVFALRAGESTPVINPVPWLRATSAAGAFFPWIIWLFMQSILTAEGQAKAALRRSWPWFLIGAVLAVLCFTELFIPSTSTPENPRRGVGYLIYTIVSVGLYAFLVIQSYRLLRREQGVRRIELQFLTFNSALSCLLAIAINAGGTYLNLRFLSRLSPITVVTFYALTAWAVTVHRIFDARQVFLSVVQRLVLVTILCSGIFGGWWLFGLILLPPVDLILSIAVCSSLAFLLERKTREWFRLGPEHNIAAIRRTMTDLARSEPNPDQLVTAFENLLRTWGQASYARLLFDSGEVYAAGDLEFSKERPAHASLCRTGWTTPESLQRQRAEPGLVDLRHFLTEFDLGLAVTAPRGSTTPSLVLVLGTKVNHRPFTYPEVQQVQEIAEFMDNILARSRLTMQARQSEQLATIGLLGASLAHEIRNPLVSIKTFAHLLPTRFDDPEFRRRFNVLIPAEVDRIDSLTQQLLDLSNPRRHQMERIALHAVARETVELMLTRAAEARVSLTSTYNAATDTIWADASAIRQVLINLLINAFQALESQETDRRVDLRTRNSPNGSVILEISDNGPGIPLDQRARLFHPFVSTKTKGMGLGLAVCADILHEHKATIIVPDNERPGATFRITFPCPPPLS
- a CDS encoding beta-ketoacyl-[acyl-carrier-protein] synthase family protein, translated to MRRRVKITGIGPVTPAGIGREDFFRGINESVSRVRAITRFDPEAGQFIGAEIPDFDLKKYAPEENPRRLSRHTQFSLVAAILALKDAGLTPADLARHNPVVLTGTSIMDFDKIGRGMELVMKKGVRYTPGSIMYEASVANVAGKIVEWLGIPARMLTMQTSCCSGLDAVGQAADLVASGQTDLALCGGSESPLSYYPMLGFNASELSPATNETPEKACRPFDLWRSTGVLGEGACIFVLEPEHSPRPAVAWITGYSYANDQDGQAAMGLVECVRQALANAQRRSDEVNFINAWGTGHRVIDANESRAMAHLYGSRLAEIPVSSIKGAIGTALGASGPIQAASTALSLQQGLIPPTVNWESPDPACPLNLSNQPRRLPVRVAVVNSHGLSGSNAALVVER